From one Triticum aestivum cultivar Chinese Spring chromosome 4B, IWGSC CS RefSeq v2.1, whole genome shotgun sequence genomic stretch:
- the LOC123089623 gene encoding LOB domain-containing protein 41, which translates to MRASCNGCRVLRKGCADDCTIRPCLAWIRSPDAQANATVFLAKFYGRAGLINLLAAAPDDARRPALFRSLLYEACGRAASPVYGASGLFSTGNWEACQAAVQAVLEGRRIPQVAADQAAPHPGLLAAYGVRRIPKDGIDRASAALRVSPAGRASFKRASSSSSSAARSKRDGGHEEASAGSSHDHGVEDDGKALAAEQKRGQSSSSEAEAGSHVSQAEQSASATVPQVAEDDGEIDLELTLGFGPATRVLRSPPARFEASSLSAESGHIGLLLGLPV; encoded by the coding sequence ATGCGGGCGAGCTGCAACGGCTGCCGGGTGCTGCGCAAGGGCTGCGCCGACGACTGCACCATCCGCCCCTGCCTGGCCTGGATCCGGAGCCCCGACGCGCAGGCCAACGCCACCGTCTTCCTCGCCAAGTTCTACGGCCGCGCGGGGCTCATCAACCTGCTCGCCGCCGCCCCCGACGACGCCCGGCGCCCGGCGCTCTTCCGCTCGCTGCTCTACGAGGCGTGCGGCCGCGCGGCCAGCCCCGTCTACGGCGCCTCCGGCCTCTTCTCGACCGGGAACTGGGAGGCCTGCCAGGCCGCCGTCCAGGCCGTGCTCGAGGGCCGCCGCATCCCCCAGGTCGCCGCCGACCAGGCCGCCCCGCACCCCGGCCTCCTGGCGGCCTACGGCGTCCGCCGTATCCCCAAGGACGGCATCGACCGCGCGTCCGCCGCGCTCCGCGTCTCGCCCGCTGGCCGCGCCAGCTTCAAGcgcgcgtcctcctcctcctcttcggcggCCAGGTCCAAGCGCGACGGTGGCCACGAGGAGGCGTCGGCCGGCAGCAGCCACGACCACGGTGTTGAAGACGACGGCAAGGCGCTGGCAGCCGAGCAGAAGAGGGGACAGTCGTCGTCGTCGGAGGCCGAGGCGGGCTCGCACGTGAGCCAGGCAGAGCAGAGCGCGAGCGCCACTGTGCCGCAGGTGGCAGAGGACGACGGCGAAATTGATCTGGAGCTGACCCTCGGGTTCGGGCCGGCCACGCGCGTGCTGAGGTCGCCGCCGGCGCGCTTCGAGGCCAGCAGCTTGAGCGCCGAGTCCGGCCACATCGGCCTGCTGCTTGGGCTGCCGGTGTGA